A segment of the Lolium perenne isolate Kyuss_39 chromosome 3, Kyuss_2.0, whole genome shotgun sequence genome:
AAAGGGGCAGCGAATATTAGAGTACCTATTTTCCTAAGTCAATGTAAAAGAAAAGAGTAGTATGTGTTCTcgaaaaaataaatattttttgaCAAACATGCATTAGTATTAATTCCGGAGAAAACAATCGATGAACAACGAAACATTTTTTAGAAATATAGAGTGGTGGAAGAACACATGCAAATGTGGGCCATTTGAAAATAAAATTGAGGAGTTACTGATGAAGTGCGGTAGGGGCGGACGCGGCCGACGAGCGCGTTCTGGATGTGGAGGCTGCGCACCCGCACGCCGGAGCACGAGTCGATGGTCACCGCCGTCGTAGATTTAGGGAAAGAAAAAATAGGACCACCGTAGTAGATTAAGAgaaagaagagcgagaggaggaacaCCGAGTCCATGGAGGAACACCGAGTCCATGGAGGAACGCCGAGTCcgtgggttagggttagggttattgctttcttcatttcaattgttatccatctagcaatctgttatatgatcatgacaagatgaatgaaatataattgctttcttaattttgtagtgacattgagctatggcggacggcaccttcgtccgagatgaggagggggaagaagcggtgcagaaattgatatatgagagtgcccgtggggcTGATGGAGATGAAACAGATTTTgccgactttctgaatgatttcggcgagggacttgagtccgaacaagttagaagagacaacgaagttTCCATAACAAACTCCGCCGAGGTGTATATTTATGTATCAAGTCTATGTTCATAtcactagatgcattcatttatttgtatttcacttattaacgaataatttttctaTTAGCCTTCTGgaacatcgagcaagtctgttaaaacaaaacgaggcccgacgcgagtTCTAAAGGGCGAGggtaggttagccctcacggcatttaaggataatggtgaaccggTGCATCCCAAAGATCACTGcaccaaatttacaagtcaagctggagttcttgttagggaccatgtaccgatcagcattcgagagtggcataagccgaagaaagcGGACAAtgaagctagttatgtcaacgacgcgATGAAAAAGTTTCTTTGGGAAACTCTGCTGACAcgcttcagcctaccggaagacatgacggaaggccagaagaataaagtcaaggaatggactctcaagaagatggccatacaattccagacttggaagaaaaatttatgggacaaatataagaatgaagatccagtattcgatgataatctagtgaagataaaggaTCACTGGCAAGAATTTAAGAggtataagcaatcgtctacttttgtgtctcGATCGGTCACAAATAagaaaaatgctgcaaagaagacaaTTTGGCATCatatggggtcaggtggctacaagactgcCATTCCGAGGTGGATAGCGTATGAAAATGAACCGATGGCTGCAGGAATCACTCCACGAGACATGGaccggcccgaacggtccaagttcggttgttcgcgcatggggcagggttggacccaaagacagggctgatcgttgcggagggaaaatggaaggaaaagatTGAGCAAatcgtaccgaagcttgtagctgCAATTGAACAGGttcgaaagggagagtacattcccgatagagagaatgacgagccgACACTCGCTCCGGGGAATCCCgaacacgttggacgggtacgagctcgcccaggtctcaccatgaaggaagcgttcgcagtccgctgacacttatagaagccgttcgcggaagaagaagaaggatgccgacattgtaacggaattgttaactagggtggaggcgcttgagaaaaatcagaggCCACCTGACCAGCCGATGTTCCTACAGGATCCTCAAGCCGATgccgccccatctcagcgaagaagcagtgtgggttccacgcatcttgacggatgtggaggaagctaccccgtggattatgtcacggagaagacagattgcgagctctaTATGTTATTCAGAaccgcgtctgttaaggtggcggtcggttaTGTTTACCCAAGTGAAGAAGGAGCAACGCACcaccatatgcccattccacctggctgtgttcgtgtcggggtggatgaagttgttccggctTTTGAatcagtggagcttgatattcctagaggtgacgatgagaggacacttgccgatgtcaagcacggtttcgccctatggccgaagaagtacgtcgtccttacgcaaaggccaccgactcctcatAGCAGTCCACATGAGCATCAAAGGCCTTCGACTCCTCCTCCTAGCagtccacatgagcagcaaagtcCATACCTACCCGAGAGGGACCCCGCATGAGTCCACcacctcgagatcctccgcgtaagacagcgccCGGTAAGCGGAATGGTACGCCGCCTAAGAAGagatctagaaaggagaaaccaccgccgcctattgagaagttaccttgggaaaaaactcccgaGGAAAACCAGAAGCCGTTGAGTCCCCGGAGGGCCTTTTTGCTAAGAAAGagccagagataccttttgagaagacactagatccggtgaaggTTTATCGTACAGTCGAGAATCTGTATAACCCtgaaccatcgccgccatctgactataggcgttctattgaaaggtcgtacgaCCAAATGATGGAGGCGAAAAACCCCACTACCAgctcgggtatcagggagataaaagggatacaccaagtctaccagctcggagaACAACCCGTTAAATCGGTCCCCCCTCTAAAGGTGTTTGACGAGaaggccgttcaaagttctcgacaaatctcaaCCGATTACGCCATGGCTAAGGTAGTATATCAatatgttcaagggaaagatttggtcgagaatctcagcaagctaccaacaagtatgcgtaacttgcatacgTGGTACGGTGTTGCCGCAAAGGGAGGGatggagactatcatggtgcgagttaaggaagagcactacttccaagaatacTCGTGAGCGTTGACTTCTCCGAGCTTTTCCAGCTTATACAATcttcgggccctcgacaaatctatcgtcagttgctattgtctgtaagtgatttatttatataatttgagaagtctttagctcagctccttgattatctgcaaattataatcttttgtgcgctatgttatgcagattgaagatgctcgaatgcaaaagggatgaaatcaaggacattgggttcattgacccggacacaatgcatgtcaagaccatagaagaacccctctataacagggatacaccggagactttgctaaggtttttgaagcgacaacgtgacaaaaagacaatactttggccttacaacttccagtgagtgttactctcttataacacattctattttgctcacttatatatatgacactacatatttaaacgtgcgcaggtttcactttattcttatcgtcattaaaatgtacgaaggagaagttgaagtctttgactcactaaccaaagagCCTATACAATACAAGTCTTGTTTTCTTATGCTCAAAAGGTAATTCAAATTCTTATCGGTTTTTTTGTTAGTTTCCTGATATCAACTGATTGATAACTCTTttgtgcattttcttttgtcgggcagcgtatgggaaactttcatcaaggaagatcagTCCCATGATTGGAAACCGAAGCTGATATGGCGTGCgaacaaagtaagtagtactacctaggtccacacacctttatcatACTTCATTATTGTTTgactgaattatattcttgtacagaAATGCGCAAAACAACCACCGGGGactaatctatgtggatactacgtttgcgagtacatccacagaattgtcagcgagagagcgaataatgaaagaaatagagAGGTACGAAAAtaatattcacaaatttattttcttaccataagttgtgctgagtttcagtaataattgtttgatttgtgatttgatataacacacatagctcatgtattcatCTTATTCTTTTACAGTTGAGAAGAAAGCGGGAGAAGATCGGAATCGAGGAGCGCTTCAAAGCAAT
Coding sequences within it:
- the LOC127339756 gene encoding uncharacterized protein → MLECKRDEIKDIGFIDPDTMHVKTIEEPLYNRDTPETLLRFLKRQRDKKTILWPYNFQFHFILIVIKMYEGEVEVFDSLTKEPIQYKSCFLMLKSVWETFIKEDQSHDWKPKLIWRANKKCAKQPPGTNLCGYYVCEYIHRIVSERANNERNRELRRKREKIGIEERFKAIGDELAGFFLREVIPPSGEYHYA